A genomic window from Arthrobacter globiformis includes:
- a CDS encoding carboxyl transferase domain-containing protein, which translates to MAADNNLSTAQKVRHLDATELITAVLDPGSYRSWDSPVADPNPSPEYRQELAAAREKTGVDESVLTGEGLIRGRRVAVIVSEFRFLAGSIGLAAAERIVNAVERATREGLPLLAGPASGGTRMQEGTVAFLSMVKISAAVRAHRQAGLPYLVYLRHPTTGGVMASWGSLGHITVAEPGALLGFLGPRVYEALYGSPFPENVQVAENLFDKGLVDAVVPPWQLSDVVDRALSILVAGPHARVRPPRTLSVKPSDAGAWESIEISRNPRRPDLRQLLAYGARDVLPLNGTGQGEKDPGLLLALARFGQKSCVVIGHTRPRPSQQTAMGPASLREARRGMRLAEELGLPLVTVIDTGGAALSKEAEEGGLAGEIARSLHDLIGLNSPTVSVLMGQGTGGGALALFPADRTIAAQHAWLSPLPPEGASAIVHRSTEFAPAMSEAQGVNVASLYAHGMVEHIVDERSDAALEGRAFCQRLGQAIEYELAALSAAGVAELLPQRLEKYRNLGGLVPLPL; encoded by the coding sequence ATGGCCGCAGACAACAACTTGTCGACCGCCCAGAAGGTCCGGCACCTGGACGCCACCGAACTCATCACTGCCGTCCTTGACCCCGGCTCGTACCGCTCCTGGGACTCCCCTGTGGCGGACCCCAACCCCAGTCCCGAGTACCGGCAGGAACTGGCTGCGGCCCGGGAGAAGACCGGCGTGGACGAGTCCGTCCTCACCGGTGAAGGCCTTATCCGCGGCCGGCGGGTGGCCGTCATTGTCAGCGAGTTCCGCTTCCTGGCGGGCTCGATCGGCCTCGCCGCAGCGGAACGGATCGTGAACGCCGTCGAACGGGCCACCAGGGAAGGGCTTCCGCTCCTGGCCGGACCGGCGTCGGGCGGCACCCGCATGCAGGAGGGCACCGTCGCGTTCCTCTCCATGGTGAAGATCAGCGCGGCCGTCCGGGCGCATCGGCAGGCCGGCCTGCCTTACCTCGTCTACCTCCGGCATCCCACCACCGGCGGCGTCATGGCCTCGTGGGGCTCCCTCGGGCACATCACCGTGGCCGAGCCGGGCGCCCTCCTCGGGTTCTTGGGGCCGCGCGTCTACGAGGCGCTGTACGGTTCCCCTTTTCCGGAGAACGTCCAGGTGGCCGAGAACCTCTTCGACAAGGGGCTCGTGGACGCGGTGGTCCCGCCGTGGCAGCTGTCCGACGTCGTTGACCGTGCCCTGAGCATCCTGGTCGCGGGCCCGCACGCGCGGGTCCGGCCGCCGCGGACGCTGTCCGTGAAACCGTCCGACGCCGGAGCCTGGGAATCGATCGAAATCTCCCGGAACCCGCGCCGCCCGGACCTGCGGCAGCTGCTGGCTTACGGGGCCCGTGACGTGCTTCCGCTCAACGGCACCGGCCAGGGCGAAAAGGACCCGGGGCTGCTGCTGGCACTGGCACGCTTCGGGCAAAAGTCCTGTGTGGTGATCGGGCACACGCGGCCCCGGCCCTCGCAGCAGACCGCGATGGGGCCCGCATCCCTCCGTGAAGCCAGGCGCGGCATGCGTCTGGCCGAGGAGCTCGGGCTGCCCCTGGTGACGGTGATCGACACCGGCGGCGCGGCGCTGTCCAAGGAAGCGGAAGAGGGCGGGCTGGCCGGCGAAATCGCCCGGTCCCTCCATGACCTCATCGGACTGAACTCCCCCACAGTGTCCGTGCTGATGGGCCAGGGCACCGGCGGCGGCGCCCTGGCGCTGTTCCCGGCTGACCGCACCATCGCCGCCCAGCACGCCTGGCTGTCCCCGCTGCCGCCCGAAGGTGCCAGCGCCATCGTGCACCGCAGCACCGAGTTCGCCCCTGCCATGTCCGAGGCGCAGGGCGTCAACGTCGCCTCGCTCTACGCCCACGGCATGGTGGAGCACATCGTGGACGAACGCAGTGACGCTGCGCTTGAGGGCAGGGCGTTCTGCCAGCGCCTGGGCCAGGCGATCGAGTACGAGCTGGCCGCGCTTTCGGCCGCCGGGGTGGCCGAGCTCCTCCCGCAGCGGCTCGAAAAGTACCGCAACCTCGGCGGCCTCGTCCCCCTGCCCCTCTAG
- a CDS encoding NADPH-dependent FMN reductase → MATHKIGYFVGSLASGSINRTLSKALIKLAPGDLEFTEIPIKDLPLYSYDYDADFPPEGRALKDAIEGSDGILFVSPEYNRSIPGALKNAIDWGSRPWGTNSFARKPTGIIGASPGSIGTAVMQSSMRAVLSFLDAPQLNAPEAYVKFNPDVFGSDGEVKDESTEAFLRHYMEEYCAFVQRVLAANAPGHIGDPEPDTQKLSR, encoded by the coding sequence ATGGCAACGCACAAGATCGGCTATTTCGTAGGGAGCCTGGCCAGCGGCTCCATCAACCGGACCCTCTCCAAGGCCCTCATCAAGCTGGCCCCCGGGGACCTCGAGTTCACCGAGATCCCCATCAAGGACCTGCCCCTGTACAGCTACGACTACGACGCCGACTTCCCGCCGGAAGGCCGCGCGCTCAAGGATGCCATCGAAGGCTCCGACGGCATCCTCTTTGTCTCCCCGGAATACAACCGGTCCATCCCCGGCGCGTTGAAGAACGCCATCGACTGGGGATCGCGGCCCTGGGGCACCAATTCTTTCGCCCGCAAGCCCACCGGCATCATCGGCGCCTCGCCCGGGAGCATCGGCACTGCGGTGATGCAGTCCTCCATGCGCGCCGTGCTGAGCTTCCTCGACGCCCCGCAGCTGAACGCACCCGAGGCCTACGTGAAGTTCAACCCGGATGTGTTCGGCAGCGACGGCGAGGTCAAGGACGAATCCACTGAGGCCTTCCTGCGGCACTACATGGAGGAGTACTGCGCCTTCGTCCAGCGGGTCCTGGCGGCCAACGCACCGGGCCACATCGGTGACCCGGAACCCGACACCCAGAAGCTCTCCCGCTAG
- a CDS encoding Na+/H+ antiporter: MDVALGLLALAAVVCTVSALGRKLDVSVPLLLVLAGVAGSFLPFVPRVDLNPELVLVGLLPPLLYAAALQTSLYDFRSNRRAIGLLSVGYVIFGTIVVGLVVWWLFPEIPLAAAIALAAVVAPPDAVAATAIARKVGMPRRIVSILEGESLVNDATALVCLRAAVAALAGAVSVLEIGADFLLAAGGGLVVGLAAAYVLTQLRRRIRNVAINTSTSLMAPFVAYLPAEAIHASGVLAVVVTGLIMGTKAPSMPNGAARQSQRSNWETVQFLLENSVFLLIGLQVRTVIEGVQDDSLGAARIWAGCAVILLAVLLLRPVWVFPATYLPRLIPAVARNDPAPPWQYPAIISWAGMRGVVTLAAALTLPEDLEHRTVLILAAMVVVAGTLALQGFTLPALVRLLRVQGPDPGEDALAQASLTQQATAAGVERLHELRTDDDPPEVVAMLKRRTLERGLAAWERLGRPTAEAATPSQRYAQLRLAMLEAERAKVLELRSGGNYAHEVLSNVLERLDVEESMLDAVIEEADVSGSRAVARPGGDCEHLQAAPVPEVPRDAHCDACVREGTVTVHLRMCLECGNVGCCDSSPATHASRHFHATGHPVMRSIEPGEDWRWCYVDDLLG; encoded by the coding sequence ATGGACGTCGCCCTGGGGTTGCTGGCGCTCGCCGCCGTGGTGTGCACGGTCAGCGCGCTGGGCCGCAAGCTTGATGTGTCGGTCCCGCTGCTCCTGGTGCTCGCCGGGGTGGCCGGTTCCTTCCTCCCGTTCGTGCCCCGCGTCGACCTCAACCCTGAACTGGTCCTCGTGGGGCTGCTGCCGCCGCTGCTGTATGCCGCCGCCCTGCAGACATCGCTGTACGACTTCCGCTCCAACCGGCGGGCCATTGGACTGCTCTCCGTGGGCTACGTCATCTTCGGCACCATCGTGGTGGGCCTGGTGGTCTGGTGGCTGTTCCCGGAAATACCGCTCGCCGCGGCCATCGCGCTCGCTGCCGTGGTGGCTCCGCCGGATGCGGTGGCCGCCACCGCCATTGCACGCAAGGTGGGGATGCCGCGCAGGATCGTCAGCATCCTGGAAGGCGAATCGCTGGTCAACGACGCAACCGCCCTGGTGTGCCTGCGTGCAGCCGTCGCCGCCCTCGCAGGAGCCGTTTCCGTGCTGGAGATCGGCGCCGACTTCCTGCTGGCCGCCGGCGGCGGGCTGGTGGTGGGACTGGCCGCAGCCTACGTCCTCACCCAACTGCGCCGGCGGATCCGCAACGTTGCCATCAATACCTCGACGTCGCTGATGGCACCCTTCGTGGCCTACCTGCCGGCGGAGGCAATCCACGCGTCGGGCGTCCTGGCCGTGGTGGTGACCGGCCTGATCATGGGCACCAAGGCACCCTCCATGCCCAACGGGGCCGCCCGGCAGAGCCAGCGGAGCAACTGGGAGACGGTGCAGTTCCTGCTGGAAAACTCAGTGTTCCTCCTCATCGGCCTGCAGGTACGGACCGTCATCGAGGGCGTTCAGGACGACTCTCTCGGCGCCGCTAGAATCTGGGCGGGCTGCGCGGTGATCCTGCTGGCCGTGCTGCTGCTGCGGCCGGTCTGGGTCTTTCCGGCGACCTACCTGCCCCGGCTAATCCCGGCCGTGGCCCGGAACGACCCAGCACCACCCTGGCAGTACCCAGCCATCATCTCGTGGGCCGGCATGCGCGGCGTGGTCACGCTCGCTGCAGCCCTCACCCTGCCCGAGGACCTGGAGCACCGCACTGTCCTGATCCTGGCGGCAATGGTGGTGGTGGCCGGCACGCTGGCGCTGCAGGGGTTCACGCTGCCCGCTCTGGTGCGGCTGCTCCGTGTGCAGGGCCCCGATCCGGGCGAGGACGCGCTGGCCCAGGCCTCACTGACGCAGCAGGCCACGGCGGCGGGAGTGGAGCGGCTGCACGAACTCCGGACCGACGATGATCCTCCGGAGGTGGTGGCCATGCTCAAGCGGAGGACGCTGGAGCGCGGGCTCGCAGCGTGGGAACGCCTGGGCAGGCCGACGGCGGAAGCCGCCACTCCCAGCCAGCGCTATGCCCAGCTGCGGCTCGCCATGCTCGAGGCGGAGCGGGCGAAGGTCCTCGAACTCAGAAGCGGCGGGAACTACGCCCACGAAGTGCTCAGCAATGTCCTGGAACGGCTCGACGTCGAAGAATCTATGCTGGACGCCGTCATCGAGGAGGCCGACGTTTCCGGGTCCCGCGCCGTCGCCCGGCCGGGCGGCGACTGCGAGCATCTCCAGGCCGCCCCCGTTCCCGAGGTTCCCCGCGACGCGCACTGCGACGCCTGCGTCCGCGAAGGTACCGTCACGGTCCACCTGCGGATGTGCCTGGAGTGCGGGAACGTGGGCTGCTGTGATTCCTCTCCCGCCACCCACGCGTCCCGTCATTTCCATGCCACCGGACACCCTGTCATGCGCAGCATCGAACCGGGTGAGGACTGGCGGTGGTGCTACGTGGACGATCTCCTCGGATGA
- a CDS encoding ABC transporter transmembrane domain-containing protein produces MFRTFWRFRGALAPHVWALAGGALLVVFVAAMEVALPWPMKIIVDDVLQPTGSSQVHEMPAFLGLAGLSQLQLLLLAASALLAMTVLNAGADYLGTRLLNGVGERAMATIRAEVFTHLQRLSLAFHDKQRLGDLVTRTTTDVDYVRALMVSILSVLLPNIFILGFVITICVLIDPTFALIGLAVAPLLFITVLFYRRRIKGASKEARNRDSDIAAAMSETFASVRVMQTYTSEARHEQDFRHPE; encoded by the coding sequence ATGTTTCGAACATTTTGGCGGTTCCGCGGGGCCCTGGCTCCGCATGTCTGGGCGCTGGCAGGCGGCGCCCTCCTGGTGGTGTTTGTCGCCGCCATGGAAGTGGCCCTGCCGTGGCCCATGAAAATCATCGTCGACGACGTGCTGCAGCCGACGGGCAGCTCCCAAGTTCATGAAATGCCTGCCTTCCTCGGTCTGGCCGGCCTGAGCCAGCTCCAGCTGCTTCTGCTCGCTGCGTCGGCTTTGCTCGCCATGACAGTGCTGAATGCGGGGGCGGATTACCTCGGCACCCGCCTGCTCAACGGCGTGGGTGAGAGGGCCATGGCCACCATCCGGGCCGAGGTCTTCACGCATCTGCAGCGGCTGTCACTGGCCTTCCACGATAAACAGCGGCTGGGCGATCTGGTGACTCGCACCACCACCGACGTTGACTACGTGCGGGCGCTCATGGTGTCGATCCTGTCCGTGCTGCTACCCAATATCTTCATCCTGGGGTTCGTGATCACGATCTGCGTGCTGATCGACCCGACGTTTGCACTGATCGGCCTGGCGGTGGCCCCGCTGCTGTTCATCACGGTCCTCTTTTACCGGCGCCGCATCAAGGGCGCGTCGAAAGAGGCCCGCAACAGGGACAGCGACATCGCGGCGGCGATGTCGGAGACGTTCGCCTCGGTCCGGGTGATGCAGACCTACACGAGCGAGGCGCGCCACGAGCAGGACTTCCGCCACCCGGAATGA
- a CDS encoding ABC transporter ATP-binding protein, protein MFSPLVDIIATMGTVLVLWIGAQRVLDGSLTLGLLLVFIAYLKAMYSPMKSLAKLTTVISRGQASAERIQEILDTAPAISDRPGARPAPRLAGAVELRSVSFGYQGDRHVLHGIDLKAEAGSVVAITGPTGAGKSSVVSLIPRLYDAAEGEVLLDGIDVRDLQVATVRRQISIVLQESILFRGTIYDNIAYGSEGVTRDQVLAAAEAAHVDEFVRSLPLGYDTPVAERGVTLSGGQRQRIAIARALVRDTPIVILDEPTSGLDAISEQYVMRGLERLMAGRTVIVIAHRLSTLKRADRIYVLDKGRVVESGRHGELAASGGLYSRLDSLQHAKDAPSLTLVPAETGSLQTETSA, encoded by the coding sequence ATGTTTTCGCCGTTGGTGGACATCATCGCGACAATGGGCACTGTGCTGGTCCTCTGGATCGGTGCCCAGCGGGTGCTGGACGGGTCCCTGACGCTGGGCCTGCTGCTCGTCTTCATCGCCTACCTCAAGGCCATGTACTCCCCCATGAAGTCCCTGGCCAAGCTCACGACCGTCATCAGCCGCGGCCAGGCCAGCGCCGAGCGCATCCAGGAAATCCTGGACACCGCGCCAGCCATCTCGGACCGCCCCGGCGCACGGCCGGCCCCGCGGCTGGCCGGTGCGGTGGAACTGCGCTCGGTGAGCTTCGGCTATCAGGGCGACCGGCATGTGCTGCACGGCATTGACCTCAAGGCCGAGGCTGGCAGCGTCGTGGCGATCACTGGCCCGACGGGCGCCGGAAAGTCGTCCGTCGTCAGCCTGATTCCGCGGCTCTACGATGCGGCCGAGGGGGAAGTTCTGCTTGACGGCATCGATGTGCGGGACCTGCAGGTGGCCACCGTGCGCAGGCAAATATCCATCGTGCTGCAGGAATCGATCCTGTTCCGCGGGACCATCTACGACAACATCGCCTACGGCTCGGAGGGCGTCACCCGGGATCAGGTTCTGGCCGCGGCCGAGGCAGCCCACGTGGACGAGTTCGTCCGCAGCCTGCCCCTGGGGTACGACACCCCGGTGGCCGAGCGGGGCGTCACTCTCTCCGGCGGGCAGCGCCAGCGCATCGCCATCGCCCGCGCGCTGGTCCGGGACACGCCCATCGTCATCCTCGACGAACCGACGTCGGGACTGGACGCCATCTCGGAACAGTACGTCATGCGCGGCCTCGAACGGCTCATGGCAGGGCGCACGGTGATCGTCATCGCGCACCGGCTATCGACGCTCAAACGGGCCGACCGGATCTACGTGCTGGACAAGGGGCGGGTCGTGGAAAGCGGCCGGCACGGCGAACTCGCCGCTTCCGGTGGCCTCTACAGCCGGTTGGACAGTCTGCAGCATGCCAAAGACGCGCCGTCCCTCACCCTCGTTCCTGCCGAAACCGGCAGCCTTCAGACGGAGACAAGCGCATGA
- a CDS encoding NUDIX domain-containing protein: MSKTKPPTYGALPWRIGKKGALEVLLIHRPVHGDWSIPKGKADPGETGPECAEREVLEETGLQCRLGAELPTIRYEDSKRRIKSIRYWAAAAGPGRFTPNEEVDAVRWLSLPAALRTVTEPRDRPAIIALGTLLQLELGVRPAPKREKMLLLVRGAEMTKRDEWDPAAGSRPLARIGEQAARSLASLGAVFDIERIVSAPSTRCLETVAELARRESLAVERSEHLTAGSLAATLDLVAKARGTGTVLCTHEDVMADVLAHLIHHDRTVLTKRFRVRKGSAWVVTGDRTRYHSAYYLPLSPADLSTALDLSPAADLRAAV; the protein is encoded by the coding sequence ATGAGCAAGACGAAGCCCCCGACGTATGGTGCACTGCCCTGGCGGATCGGAAAGAAGGGCGCCCTTGAAGTGCTCCTGATCCACCGTCCGGTCCACGGCGACTGGTCCATTCCCAAGGGCAAGGCGGACCCGGGGGAAACGGGCCCGGAATGCGCGGAACGTGAGGTGCTGGAGGAAACGGGGCTGCAGTGCCGTCTGGGCGCGGAGCTGCCCACCATCCGCTATGAGGACAGCAAACGCAGAATCAAAAGCATCCGTTACTGGGCTGCCGCGGCGGGGCCAGGCCGCTTCACTCCCAATGAAGAGGTCGACGCCGTGAGGTGGCTTTCGCTGCCGGCGGCCTTGCGCACGGTCACCGAGCCGCGGGACAGGCCCGCCATCATCGCCTTGGGCACCCTGCTTCAGTTGGAGTTGGGCGTCCGTCCAGCGCCGAAGCGGGAGAAAATGCTGCTGCTGGTGCGCGGGGCCGAAATGACGAAACGGGACGAGTGGGACCCGGCAGCAGGCAGCCGGCCGCTGGCGCGGATCGGCGAGCAGGCCGCCAGGTCGCTCGCCTCACTCGGAGCCGTGTTTGACATCGAACGCATCGTCTCCGCACCCTCGACCCGCTGCCTCGAAACGGTCGCCGAACTGGCACGCCGGGAATCCCTGGCAGTGGAGCGTTCTGAGCACCTGACCGCCGGCAGTCTGGCGGCCACACTGGACCTCGTTGCCAAGGCCCGCGGGACGGGAACGGTCCTGTGCACGCACGAGGATGTCATGGCGGATGTCCTCGCCCACCTCATCCACCATGACCGGACGGTCCTGACCAAGCGCTTTCGCGTCCGCAAGGGGTCAGCGTGGGTGGTGACCGGCGACCGCACGCGCTACCACTCCGCCTACTACCTGCCTCTGTCCCCGGCGGACCTCAGCACCGCACTGGACCTCAGCCCCGCCGCGGACCTGCGCGCCGCCGTCTAG
- a CDS encoding DUF6221 family protein, whose protein sequence is MDIVEFLSARIAEDEAVARKLLDDRTTSESGKWYERRLLLECEAKRRLIGIVEAARQTALATLVSDPFGDETEWIPQALEWTTLSLNALAVPYSDHPDFNRDWLWSP, encoded by the coding sequence GTGGACATCGTGGAGTTCCTGTCCGCGCGCATCGCCGAAGACGAGGCCGTGGCGCGCAAGCTGCTCGACGACCGCACGACGTCGGAATCGGGCAAGTGGTACGAACGCCGCCTGCTGCTGGAGTGCGAAGCCAAGCGGCGCCTGATCGGCATCGTCGAGGCGGCCAGGCAGACGGCCCTGGCCACCCTCGTGAGCGATCCCTTCGGCGACGAGACCGAGTGGATTCCGCAGGCGCTGGAATGGACCACCCTGTCACTCAATGCGCTGGCGGTCCCCTACAGTGACCATCCCGACTTCAACCGGGACTGGCTCTGGTCCCCGTAG
- a CDS encoding HNH endonuclease gives MVAVLLGWNPGVGDTWPGYSRVVDELGAAGVHRRAWPAGTGTPPGPGADAWLLLHGKTGSGLIGHGVVASAPYPVPGPEPEHGTRTCIDVDFDVLLPLGDQVPVDILAARAPLTDWAAAAATGACQPVPEEQARAIRELWAECLPADENDPVLPVPGTLPQDALIRVGVNRYERNPHARRVCLAHHGTSCAACGFSFEAAYGPEGEGFIHVHHLVPASQLGPGYELDPVGDLVPLCPNCHAMAHRRRVPYTVAELRAMRSSAGYISGSVVSQQELDAQAEARRILGSK, from the coding sequence ATGGTGGCTGTTCTGCTGGGCTGGAACCCGGGCGTAGGTGATACCTGGCCGGGCTATTCGCGGGTCGTGGATGAACTTGGCGCTGCCGGCGTGCACCGGCGCGCGTGGCCCGCCGGAACCGGCACCCCGCCGGGGCCGGGAGCGGATGCCTGGCTCCTGCTGCACGGAAAGACAGGAAGCGGGCTGATTGGCCATGGCGTGGTCGCCTCCGCGCCATATCCGGTTCCCGGACCGGAGCCGGAACACGGGACCCGGACCTGTATTGACGTGGACTTTGACGTGCTGCTGCCGCTCGGAGACCAGGTCCCGGTGGACATCCTGGCAGCCCGCGCGCCGCTGACGGACTGGGCTGCTGCGGCGGCCACCGGCGCATGCCAGCCGGTCCCGGAGGAACAGGCGCGGGCCATCCGGGAGCTCTGGGCCGAGTGCCTGCCGGCCGACGAGAACGATCCGGTCCTTCCCGTGCCCGGCACCCTGCCGCAGGACGCCCTGATCCGGGTGGGCGTGAACAGGTACGAGCGCAATCCGCACGCCCGGCGCGTCTGCCTGGCGCACCACGGCACCTCATGCGCCGCCTGCGGGTTTTCCTTCGAGGCGGCCTACGGCCCGGAAGGCGAAGGCTTCATCCATGTCCATCACCTGGTCCCGGCCAGCCAGCTGGGTCCGGGCTACGAGCTGGACCCTGTGGGGGACCTGGTTCCGCTGTGCCCCAACTGCCACGCCATGGCGCACCGCCGCCGGGTTCCGTACACCGTGGCTGAACTCCGGGCCATGAGGTCCAGCGCGGGGTACATCAGCGGATCCGTCGTGTCACAGCAGGAGCTGGATGCCCAGGCCGAGGCCCGCCGCATCCTCGGCAGCAAGTGA